One segment of Danio aesculapii chromosome 3, fDanAes4.1, whole genome shotgun sequence DNA contains the following:
- the ramp2 gene encoding receptor activity-modifying protein 2 has translation MASLLTPTSTPTGNLLFWVCLCAMVSGLQTLVPNGQKHSVKVTVSTLPTVQTTAFTRADPVHGNGGTIGCANKGGCEIYCSFCVNMTAQDCYEWLVNHWCNYNFIVAMDSINSTDWCSLEKVKSAYNNFTMCTETVADCLLVPWPNRFVEHKFVDIHATYFHDCPTEALRDPPPSIILALVMTPICLIPVMVVLVVLKTKNGDRRS, from the exons ATGGCCAGCTTACTTACACCTACGTCAACACCAACAGGGAACCTTCTGTTTTGGG TCTGTCTGTGTGCAATGGTCTCAGGTTTGCAGACTCTGGTACCAAATGGACAAAAACACTCTGTG AAGGTGACTGTATCGACCTTgccgacagtgcaaaccactgcaTTCACCAGAGCAG atCCTGTCCATGGAAATGGAGGAACAATTG GCTGCGCTAATAAGGGCGGCTGTGAAATATACTGCTCATTTTGTGTGAATATGACAGCTCAAGACTGCTATGAATGGCTGGTGAATCACTGgtgtaattataattttattgtgGCTATGGACTCCATAAACAGTACTGACTGGTGTTCACTGGAGAAAGTAAAAAG tgCTTACAATAATTTCACAATGTGCACCGAGACTGTTGCTGACTGTCTGCTGGTTCCCTGGCCAAATCGATTTGTAGAACACAAATTTGTGGATATCCATGCAACCTATTTTCACGATTGTCCCACAGAGGCACTGCGGGATCCCCCTCCCAGCATCATCCTTGCCCTTGTCATGACCCCCATATGCCTAATTCCTGTTATGGTGGTCCTAGTTGTTCTCAAGACTAAAAATGGAGACAGAAGGTCATGA